A genomic window from Pseudomonas argentinensis includes:
- the cysT gene encoding sulfate ABC transporter permease subunit CysT, producing the protein MSRRTSSVIPGFGLTLGFTLTYLALIVLIPLGAMFLFSLQLSAEQWWALLNNRQLQFSLKLSFGTALAAALLNGILGTIIAWVLVRYTFPGRRIIDAMVDMPFALPTAVAGIALTALYAPNGLIGSLFPFKIAYTPLGITLALVFVTLPFVVRTLQPVLADIPKEVEEAAACLGAKPFQVFRHVLLPSLLPAWLTGFALAFARGVGEYGSVVFIAGNIPLKTEILPLLIVSKLDQYDYPGATAIGVIMLVVSFILLLLINILQRRIQPQL; encoded by the coding sequence ATGTCTCGTCGAACTTCCTCGGTCATACCCGGCTTCGGGCTGACTCTGGGCTTCACCCTCACCTACCTGGCGTTGATCGTGCTGATCCCCCTGGGAGCGATGTTCCTGTTCTCCCTGCAGCTCTCCGCTGAACAGTGGTGGGCGCTGCTCAATAATCGCCAGTTGCAGTTCTCCCTGAAGCTGTCGTTCGGCACCGCGCTGGCGGCTGCCCTGCTCAACGGCATTCTCGGCACCATCATCGCCTGGGTGCTGGTGCGCTACACCTTTCCGGGCCGGCGCATCATCGATGCCATGGTCGATATGCCGTTCGCCCTGCCCACCGCCGTGGCCGGTATCGCCCTGACCGCGCTGTACGCGCCCAACGGCCTGATCGGCTCGCTGTTCCCGTTCAAGATCGCCTACACGCCCCTGGGCATCACCCTGGCGCTGGTGTTCGTGACCCTGCCCTTCGTGGTGCGCACCCTGCAGCCGGTGCTGGCCGACATTCCCAAGGAAGTCGAAGAAGCCGCTGCCTGTTTGGGCGCCAAGCCGTTTCAGGTGTTTCGCCATGTGCTGCTGCCCAGCCTGTTGCCGGCCTGGTTGACCGGTTTTGCCCTGGCTTTCGCCCGTGGCGTGGGTGAGTACGGCTCGGTGGTGTTCATCGCCGGCAACATTCCGTTGAAGACCGAGATCCTGCCGCTGCTGATCGTCTCCAAGCTGGACCAGTACGACTACCCGGGCGCCACGGCCATCGGCGTGATCATGCTGGTGGTCTCGTTCATCCTGCTGCTGCTGATCAACATCCTGCAGCGCCGCATCCAGCCGCAACTCTGA
- a CDS encoding sulfate ABC transporter substrate-binding protein, producing MSIRRFALAALASALVAGPVSAQTLLNVSYDPTRELYVEFNKAFNKHWQELGNEPLTIQQSHGGSGKQARAVIDGLQADVVTLALSGDIDALNLNQPLIDKDWQKRLADNSTPYTSTIVFLVRKGNPKGIKDWDDLIKDGVEIITPNPKTSGGARWNFLAAWAYAKKKYGSDEKALEYVTELYRHAPVLDTGARGATISFVQRGLGDVLLAWENEAYLSLAEEGGDGLEIVTPSLSILAEPPVAVVDRNVDRKGTRKAAEAYLQYLYSEEGQRIAAKNFYRPRDAKVAAEFKDQFQDLELVTIDKDFGGWAKAQPKYFDDGGVFDKIFQKINQ from the coding sequence ATGTCCATCCGCCGTTTCGCACTCGCTGCACTTGCCAGCGCCCTGGTTGCCGGCCCGGTCTCCGCCCAGACCCTGCTCAACGTGTCCTACGACCCGACCCGTGAGCTGTATGTGGAATTCAACAAGGCCTTCAACAAGCACTGGCAGGAACTGGGCAACGAACCGCTGACCATCCAGCAATCCCATGGCGGTTCGGGCAAGCAGGCCCGTGCGGTGATCGACGGCCTGCAGGCCGATGTGGTGACCCTGGCACTGTCCGGCGACATCGACGCACTGAACCTCAACCAGCCGCTGATCGACAAGGACTGGCAGAAGCGCCTGGCCGACAACAGCACGCCGTACACCTCGACCATCGTGTTCCTGGTGCGCAAGGGCAACCCGAAAGGCATCAAGGACTGGGATGACCTGATCAAGGATGGCGTGGAAATCATCACCCCGAACCCGAAAACCTCCGGTGGCGCCCGTTGGAACTTCCTCGCCGCCTGGGCCTACGCCAAGAAGAAGTACGGCAGCGACGAAAAGGCCCTGGAGTACGTGACCGAGCTGTACCGCCACGCGCCGGTGCTCGACACCGGTGCCCGCGGCGCGACCATCAGCTTCGTGCAGCGTGGCCTGGGCGACGTGCTGCTGGCCTGGGAAAACGAGGCCTACCTGTCGCTGGCCGAAGAAGGCGGCGACGGGCTGGAAATCGTCACCCCGTCGCTGTCCATTCTCGCCGAGCCGCCGGTGGCCGTGGTCGACAGGAACGTCGACCGCAAGGGCACCCGCAAGGCCGCCGAAGCCTACCTGCAGTACCTGTACAGCGAAGAAGGCCAGCGCATCGCCGCGAAGAACTTCTATCGCCCCCGTGATGCCAAGGTGGCGGCCGAGTTCAAGGACCAGTTCCAGGACCTGGAGCTGGTCACCATCGACAAGGACTTCGGTGGCTGGGCCAAGGCGCAACCGAAGTATTTCGATGACGGCGGCGTGTTCGACAAGATCTTCCAGAAGATCAACCAGTAA
- the oscA gene encoding sulfur starvation response protein OscA produces the protein MTATLRNLEGQDDATILREIQSTLNGLKFGSVEITVHNGQVVQIERKEKFRLQQPGNKNA, from the coding sequence ATGACCGCCACGCTTCGCAATCTGGAAGGCCAGGATGACGCCACCATCCTGCGTGAAATCCAAAGCACCCTGAACGGCCTCAAGTTCGGTTCGGTGGAAATCACCGTGCACAACGGCCAGGTGGTGCAGATCGAGCGCAAGGAGAAGTTCCGCCTCCAGCAGCCTGGCAACAAGAACGCCTGA
- a CDS encoding sigma-54-dependent transcriptional regulator — protein sequence MSLSTAADPSLLIFPDADKSVLSIRAKALVFIDPRTRRLREEVERLAGLPVPILIEGETGTGKELLARHIHRSSERPGLFVALSCSGLSPNHGEAELFGHTAGAHQGAPSSRAGWLGSANGGTLYLDEIADLPLPLQTQLLGVLETGEAWRVGASAPTPVDVRLVAATSIDLWRAVEAGKFDERLAHYLSDGHLGLPPLRERVGDVLPLAEYFLGIYAQRLRLPLPSITLAAQQVLERHDWPGNTRELENVVHFALLVCSGEELDARHLSLPAAAPLKRIEHALEQLLDEGEAGQLAALRELLLRAEQRLAGW from the coding sequence ATGAGCCTGTCTACGGCCGCTGACCCCTCCTTGCTGATTTTTCCCGACGCGGACAAGAGCGTGCTGAGCATCCGTGCCAAGGCGCTGGTCTTCATCGATCCGCGTACCCGGCGGTTGCGCGAGGAGGTCGAGCGCCTTGCCGGCTTGCCGGTGCCGATCCTGATCGAGGGCGAAACCGGCACCGGCAAGGAGTTGCTGGCCCGGCATATCCATCGCTCCAGCGAGCGCCCCGGCCTGTTCGTGGCGCTCAGCTGCAGCGGCCTGAGCCCCAACCATGGCGAGGCCGAACTGTTCGGCCACACCGCCGGCGCCCACCAGGGCGCGCCGAGCAGCCGCGCCGGCTGGCTGGGTTCGGCCAATGGCGGCACCCTGTATCTGGACGAGATCGCCGACCTGCCGTTGCCCTTGCAGACCCAGTTGCTGGGCGTGCTGGAAACCGGCGAAGCCTGGCGTGTCGGGGCCTCGGCGCCGACCCCGGTGGACGTGCGGCTGGTCGCGGCCACCAGCATCGACCTGTGGCGGGCGGTCGAGGCCGGCAAGTTCGACGAGCGCCTGGCCCATTACCTCAGTGATGGCCACCTGGGGTTGCCGCCGTTGCGCGAGCGGGTCGGTGATGTACTGCCACTGGCCGAGTACTTTCTCGGCATCTATGCCCAGCGCTTGCGGCTGCCCCTGCCGAGCATCACGCTGGCTGCCCAGCAGGTGCTGGAGCGGCATGACTGGCCGGGCAATACCCGCGAGTTGGAGAACGTGGTGCATTTTGCCCTGCTGGTCTGCAGCGGCGAGGAACTCGACGCACGCCACCTCAGCCTGCCGGCCGCGGCGCCGCTGAAGCGTATCGAGCATGCTCTGGAGCAACTGCTGGATGAGGGGGAGGCCGGGCAGCTCGCCGCGCTACGCGAGCTGCTGCTGCGGGCCGAACAGCGGCTCGCAGGTTGGTGA
- the modC gene encoding molybdenum ABC transporter ATP-binding protein — MSDKQLQARFTLAHPGFTLQVDLHLPGRGVSALFGHSGSGKTTLLRCVAGLERAGSGYLRINGDTWQDSASGIWLPAHQRPVGYVFQDANLFPHLSVRRNLEFGFKRIARAESRVPFEQAVELLGIEHLLERLPERLSGGERQRVGMARALLTSPRLLLMDEPLAALDLKRKREVLPYLERLHDELDIPILYVSHAPDEVARLADHLVVLDEGRVTASGPLKETLMRSDLPFIFEDDAEAVIDGQVERHDAQYDLLDIRLPGSNACLRLAHAPLPAGRQVRIKIKARDISLSLQQARDSSVLNLLPARVERWFDLPNAAHRLVELQLGEQRIIARITRYSFDQLAIRAGQPLWAQVKSVSLLAS, encoded by the coding sequence ATGAGCGACAAGCAGCTACAGGCACGCTTCACACTGGCTCACCCGGGCTTCACCCTGCAGGTCGACCTGCACCTGCCCGGTCGCGGCGTCAGCGCCCTGTTCGGTCATTCCGGCTCCGGCAAGACCACCCTGCTGCGCTGCGTCGCCGGCCTGGAACGCGCGGGCAGCGGTTACCTGCGAATCAATGGCGACACCTGGCAGGACAGCGCCAGCGGCATCTGGCTACCGGCCCACCAGCGCCCGGTCGGCTACGTGTTTCAGGATGCCAACCTGTTCCCTCACCTGTCGGTGCGGCGCAACCTCGAGTTCGGTTTCAAGCGCATCGCCAGGGCCGAAAGCCGCGTGCCCTTCGAGCAGGCAGTCGAGCTGCTCGGCATCGAGCACCTGCTCGAGCGCCTGCCGGAGCGGCTGTCCGGTGGCGAGCGCCAGCGCGTCGGCATGGCCCGGGCCCTGCTCACCAGTCCGCGCCTGCTGCTGATGGACGAACCCCTGGCGGCGCTGGACCTCAAGCGCAAGCGCGAGGTGCTGCCCTACCTGGAACGCTTGCACGACGAGCTCGACATTCCGATTCTCTACGTCAGCCACGCCCCGGACGAGGTGGCGCGCCTGGCCGATCACCTGGTGGTGCTCGACGAAGGCCGGGTCACGGCCAGCGGGCCGCTCAAGGAAACCCTGATGCGCAGCGACCTGCCGTTCATCTTCGAGGACGATGCCGAAGCGGTGATCGACGGCCAGGTCGAGCGCCACGACGCCCAGTACGACCTGCTCGACATCCGCCTTCCGGGCAGCAACGCCTGCCTGCGCCTGGCCCACGCGCCATTGCCGGCAGGCCGTCAGGTGCGCATCAAGATCAAGGCGCGGGACATCAGCCTGAGCCTGCAGCAGGCCCGCGACAGCAGCGTGCTCAACCTGCTGCCGGCAAGGGTCGAACGCTGGTTCGACCTGCCCAATGCGGCGCACCGCCTGGTGGAACTGCAGCTGGGCGAACAGCGCATCATCGCGCGCATCACCCGCTACTCCTTCGATCAACTGGCTATCCGCGCTGGACAGCCGCTGTGGGCGCAGGTGAAATCGGTATCGTTGCTGGCGTCGTAA
- the modB gene encoding molybdate ABC transporter permease subunit, producing the protein MPLGPNDFAAILLTLELATLTTVLLLLVGTPIAWWLARTESWLKRPIGAIVALPLVLPPTVIGFYLLISMGPSGFFGQLTQALGLGTLTFTFAGLLIGSVFYSLPFVVQPLQNTFEAIGRAPLEAAATLRAGPWDTFFSVVLPLARPGFLTAAILGFAHTVGEFGVVLMIGGNIPGKTQVASVQIYNHVETMAYAQAHWLAGGMVAFSFLVLLALYSGNRRGQKAWI; encoded by the coding sequence ATGCCCCTGGGCCCCAATGACTTCGCCGCCATTCTCCTTACCCTGGAGCTGGCCACCCTGACCACCGTGCTGTTGCTGCTGGTCGGCACGCCGATCGCCTGGTGGCTGGCGCGTACCGAGTCCTGGCTGAAGCGGCCGATTGGCGCCATCGTCGCCCTGCCCCTGGTGCTGCCGCCGACGGTGATCGGCTTCTACCTGCTGATCAGCATGGGGCCCAGTGGCTTTTTCGGCCAACTGACCCAGGCCCTTGGCCTGGGCACCCTGACCTTTACCTTCGCGGGGCTGCTGATCGGCTCGGTGTTCTATTCCCTGCCGTTCGTGGTGCAGCCGCTGCAGAACACCTTCGAAGCCATCGGCCGCGCGCCGCTGGAGGCTGCCGCCACCTTGCGCGCCGGGCCCTGGGATACCTTCTTCAGCGTGGTGCTACCGCTGGCCAGGCCGGGCTTTCTCACCGCGGCGATCCTCGGCTTCGCCCATACCGTCGGCGAGTTCGGTGTGGTGCTGATGATCGGCGGCAATATTCCCGGCAAGACCCAGGTGGCCTCGGTGCAGATCTACAACCACGTGGAAACCATGGCGTACGCCCAGGCCCACTGGCTGGCCGGCGGCATGGTGGCGTTCTCCTTCCTGGTGCTGCTGGCGCTCTACTCCGGTAACCGGCGCGGCCAGAAGGCGTGGATATGA
- the modA gene encoding molybdate ABC transporter substrate-binding protein codes for MRHRLARSLLTLCASFATGSALADQVQVAVAANFTAPMQAVASAFEQDTGHSVQASYGATGQFYAQISHGAPFEVFLSADDSTPAKLEREGQSLEGSRFTYAIGSLVLWSPQEDFVDDQGAVLGKGDFKHLAIANPKAAPYGLAATQTLDKLGLSESLKGKIVEGQNITQALQFVSTGNAELGFVALSQVYKDGQISTGSAWVVPEAMYQPIRQDGLILRKGADNPAAKALVEYLKGPKAAEIIKAYGYKL; via the coding sequence ATGCGCCACCGCCTCGCTCGTTCGCTTCTCACCCTTTGTGCCAGCTTCGCCACCGGCAGCGCCCTCGCCGACCAGGTTCAGGTCGCAGTGGCTGCCAACTTCACTGCGCCGATGCAGGCCGTCGCCAGCGCCTTCGAGCAGGACACCGGGCACAGCGTGCAGGCTTCCTACGGCGCCACCGGGCAGTTCTATGCACAGATCAGCCATGGCGCACCCTTCGAGGTGTTCCTGTCCGCCGATGACAGCACCCCCGCCAAGCTCGAGCGGGAAGGCCAGAGCCTGGAGGGTTCGCGCTTCACCTACGCCATCGGCAGCCTGGTGCTGTGGTCGCCGCAGGAAGACTTCGTCGATGACCAGGGTGCGGTGCTCGGCAAAGGCGACTTCAAGCACCTGGCCATCGCCAATCCGAAGGCCGCACCTTATGGCCTGGCCGCCACCCAGACACTCGACAAGCTGGGCCTGAGTGAGTCACTCAAGGGCAAGATCGTCGAAGGCCAGAACATCACCCAGGCGCTGCAGTTCGTGTCCACCGGCAACGCCGAGCTGGGCTTCGTCGCCCTCTCCCAGGTCTACAAGGACGGCCAGATCAGCACCGGTTCGGCCTGGGTGGTGCCCGAAGCGATGTACCAGCCGATCCGCCAGGATGGGCTTATCCTCAGGAAAGGCGCAGACAACCCAGCCGCCAAGGCGCTGGTCGAGTACCTGAAAGGGCCGAAGGCCGCGGAAATCATCAAGGCTTATGGCTACAAGCTCTAG
- a CDS encoding glycine betaine ABC transporter substrate-binding protein: protein MHNFKRLCLQSLGAAALALGMSGAMAADKPALKIGYVNGWDDSVAVTHVAGEILKTKLGYDVTLQPVEPAIMWQGIARGDLDATLSAWLPATHGEYYEKLKDKVTVLGTNYDGAKIGLIVPDYVEAKTIADLEKYAKDFDGKITGIDAGAGVMRRTEEAIKEYDLKSIKLMPSSGPAMTTALTRAERSQKPIVVTGWIPHWMFAQWKLRFLEDPKNVFGEAEHVDTVANPSLKTKAPEAAAFLAKISWSAEEVGAVMLSIRDGVKPDEAAKQWIEKNPDRVAEWLK, encoded by the coding sequence ATGCACAATTTCAAACGCCTCTGCCTGCAGAGCCTCGGTGCCGCTGCCCTGGCCCTGGGTATGTCCGGTGCCATGGCCGCCGACAAGCCGGCCCTCAAGATCGGCTACGTGAACGGCTGGGACGACAGCGTCGCTGTCACCCATGTCGCGGGTGAAATCCTCAAGACCAAGCTCGGTTACGACGTGACCCTGCAGCCAGTGGAACCGGCCATCATGTGGCAGGGCATCGCCCGCGGCGACCTCGATGCCACCCTGTCCGCCTGGCTGCCGGCCACCCATGGCGAGTACTACGAGAAGCTCAAGGACAAGGTCACCGTGCTGGGCACCAACTACGACGGCGCCAAGATCGGCCTGATCGTGCCTGATTACGTGGAAGCCAAGACCATCGCCGACCTGGAGAAGTATGCCAAGGACTTCGATGGCAAGATCACTGGTATCGATGCCGGCGCCGGCGTGATGCGCCGCACCGAAGAAGCGATCAAGGAGTACGACCTCAAGAGCATCAAGCTGATGCCCAGCTCGGGCCCGGCGATGACCACCGCCCTGACCCGCGCGGAAAGGTCCCAGAAGCCGATCGTGGTGACGGGCTGGATCCCGCACTGGATGTTCGCGCAATGGAAGCTGCGCTTCCTGGAAGACCCGAAGAACGTCTTTGGTGAAGCCGAGCACGTCGACACCGTCGCCAACCCAAGCCTGAAAACCAAGGCACCGGAAGCCGCAGCCTTCCTGGCGAAGATCTCCTGGAGCGCCGAGGAAGTGGGCGCGGTGATGCTGTCCATCCGCGACGGCGTGAAGCCGGACGAAGCGGCCAAGCAGTGGATCGAGAAGAACCCGGATCGCGTGGCCGAGTGGCTGAAATAA
- a CDS encoding choline ABC transporter substrate-binding protein translates to MNIFHKAAGVGLLSCALIQGAWAQEPASCKQVRFAEIGWADIAATTGVAMTLTEGLGYTPRKTMASVPIAFTGVKNKQIDVFLGYWAPSMDSVIAPFTKDNSVKVLAKPNLEGAKYTLAVPTYAAEAGLKSFQDIAKFKDQLGGKIYGIEPGNDGNLLIDGMIKENKFDLGDFKMVESSEAGMLVQVQRAIRKKEPVVFLGWAPHPMNTQYDMTYLSGGDDVFGPDYGAAKVYTVVPTDYEERCANVGKLLNNLQFNVEMESQLMEKVLDKQDPAEVAKEWIKANPQVLDAWLQGVTTFDGQDGAAAVKKFVGL, encoded by the coding sequence ATGAACATATTCCACAAAGCAGCGGGTGTCGGCCTGCTGTCCTGCGCCCTGATCCAGGGCGCCTGGGCCCAGGAGCCGGCGAGCTGCAAGCAGGTGCGTTTCGCCGAAATCGGTTGGGCCGATATCGCCGCCACCACCGGCGTGGCCATGACCCTGACCGAGGGCCTGGGTTACACGCCACGCAAGACCATGGCCTCGGTGCCGATCGCCTTTACGGGCGTGAAGAACAAACAGATCGACGTGTTCCTCGGCTATTGGGCACCCTCCATGGACTCGGTGATCGCGCCGTTCACCAAGGACAACAGCGTCAAGGTGCTGGCCAAGCCCAACCTGGAAGGCGCCAAGTACACCCTGGCGGTGCCGACCTATGCCGCCGAAGCGGGCCTGAAGAGCTTCCAGGACATCGCCAAGTTCAAGGATCAGCTGGGCGGCAAGATCTACGGCATCGAGCCGGGTAACGATGGCAACCTGCTGATCGACGGCATGATCAAGGAAAACAAGTTCGACCTGGGCGACTTCAAGATGGTCGAGTCCAGCGAAGCCGGCATGCTGGTGCAGGTGCAGCGCGCGATCCGCAAGAAGGAGCCGGTGGTGTTCCTCGGCTGGGCGCCGCACCCGATGAACACCCAGTACGACATGACCTACCTGTCCGGCGGCGATGATGTGTTCGGCCCGGACTACGGCGCTGCCAAGGTCTACACCGTGGTGCCCACCGACTACGAGGAGCGTTGCGCCAACGTCGGCAAGCTGCTGAACAACCTGCAGTTCAACGTCGAGATGGAAAGCCAGCTGATGGAGAAGGTGCTCGACAAGCAGGATCCCGCCGAGGTCGCCAAGGAATGGATCAAGGCCAACCCGCAGGTGCTCGACGCCTGGCTGCAGGGCGTGACCACCTTCGACGGCCAGGACGGTGCGGCCGCCGTGAAGAAATTCGTCGGGCTCTGA
- a CDS encoding ABC transporter permease, giving the protein MSEKLDLGSWVNDAVQHMLDNYSGVFDSMGSVVSGFSEAIENVLMLPPAWLLIAIFVALGLWRIGLRFALFTTVAFVLIVMTGFWEQTVVTLGLTFSATLISLLIGIPLGIWAAKSERVSTIIRPILDFMQTMPAFVYLIPAAMLFGLGRVPGIIATVIFAMPPAVRLTSLGIRQVNKEIVEAGQSFGCNSRQLLFKVQLPNAMPSIMAGVNQTIMMALSMVIIASMVGAGGLGNDVLASIQRLDIGLGFESGMAVVLLAIILDRITESFGTPQTAANRAGWLSWLSARLQRQ; this is encoded by the coding sequence ATGAGCGAGAAACTGGATCTGGGCAGCTGGGTGAACGACGCGGTCCAGCACATGCTGGACAACTACAGCGGCGTATTCGACAGCATGGGCAGCGTGGTCAGCGGCTTCTCCGAAGCGATCGAGAACGTGCTGATGCTGCCGCCGGCATGGCTGCTGATCGCCATCTTCGTGGCCCTGGGCCTGTGGCGCATCGGCTTGCGTTTCGCACTGTTCACCACCGTGGCCTTCGTGCTGATCGTGATGACCGGCTTCTGGGAACAGACGGTGGTGACCCTCGGCCTGACCTTCTCGGCGACCCTGATCAGCCTGCTGATCGGCATTCCGCTGGGCATCTGGGCCGCCAAGAGCGAGCGCGTGTCGACCATCATCCGGCCGATTCTCGACTTCATGCAGACCATGCCGGCGTTCGTCTACCTGATACCGGCGGCTATGCTGTTCGGCCTCGGCCGGGTACCCGGCATCATCGCCACGGTGATCTTCGCCATGCCGCCGGCCGTGCGCCTGACCAGCCTGGGCATCCGCCAGGTCAACAAGGAAATCGTCGAGGCCGGCCAGTCGTTCGGCTGCAACAGCCGCCAGCTGCTGTTCAAGGTGCAGTTGCCCAACGCCATGCCGTCGATCATGGCGGGCGTCAACCAGACCATCATGATGGCCCTGTCGATGGTGATCATCGCCTCGATGGTCGGTGCCGGCGGCCTGGGTAACGACGTGCTGGCGAGCATCCAGCGTCTGGACATCGGCCTGGGCTTCGAAAGTGGCATGGCCGTGGTGCTGCTGGCGATCATCCTCGACCGCATCACCGAGAGCTTCGGTACGCCGCAGACCGCCGCAAATCGCGCCGGTTGGCTGAGCTGGCTGAGTGCGCGACTGCAGCGCCAGTAA